Within the Verrucomicrobiia bacterium genome, the region TTTATTTGGGCGCAGGCGCTGCCGGCGCAGGCGCGGGGCTCGGGGACGCCCCCTGCGGCGCCGCCACATTCACATTGGTCAAAGTAATCACATTCGCCGGCTTGGCTTGCGGCGCCGCCGCCGCCGCCATCTTCTGCAGCCGCGCCTCCCGCAGTTGCGGATGCGCCTTCTCCAGCGCCGCCAGCCGCGTCTGCGCCTCCATCATCCACGTGTTGAATCCCATGCGCATGTTCTCCAGCATCTCCATGTACAACCCATGCGCCTGCTCCACCTTCCCCTCCTGCTCGTACAACCGCCCCAGCGACAACTTCGCCTGGCTCGCCACCGCCGCGTCCATCGCATAACGCTTCCGCACCAGCTCATACGCCTCCACCGCCTCCTTCCGCTTCCCCTGCGCGTCCCAACACGCCGCCACCCCCAGCTCCGCCTGCGCCACCAGCGGATGCCCCACATTCTCCGTCATAAACCGCTGAAACACCCCCCGCGCCTGCTCATACTTCCCCTCCAAATACAGCGCCTCCCCCGCCAGCAGCAGCGCGTGCCGCCCCGCCGTCGTCCCCGCAAAACCCTCCGCGATCGCCAGCAGCTTCTCCGCCGGCGCCGTCTGCCCCCGATTCTCCCCAATGATCGGCGCCCGCAACGCCAGCAACGCCTCGCTCGCCTCCATCTCCCGCTGCGCCACATAATGATTATAAATCACCGCCCCAATGATGACCGCCAGCACCACCGCCCCCGCGATCACCAGCTTCTGCTTGTGCACCTCCACCCACGCCATCATCTCCAGCCCCAGCGTGGATTCCGCTCCGGTGGTTACTTTAATGTCCTGCGCCGACGCCGGCTTCCGCCGCGGCGGCTCGGTGTTCACCATGTTTTTTCCCGCGTCCATAATTTGCGACAATAAGTCCGTCATTTTCCGGTTCATCGCCCAAAAGGCAAGCGGGAAAAACGCCCGCCCCCGCCCCACGCCCCTCGCCCCGTCCCGCCCCGCCTTCATGCACGATTGACTTGCAGCCCACCGGGGGCCATATTTCGACTATGAATTTTGACATTTCCCACCTGCTGGAAAGTTGGGAATACAAAGCCGGTCAAGTCTCGGTGCGACGGTTTCAGGGGAAGGACGGCCAGGAAAAAATCCAACTGCGCGTGGACCTCGGCATCATGCAGATGAACGCCGACGGCCGCCCCGACGGCAAACGCCCCTTCGGCTTCCCCTCCCTCCTCGAGTACTACCAGGACCGCCTCGAAAAATATCGCGCCGAACACCACGGCGACGACACCGGCTTCCTCCTCGGCGCCGAGGACTGCGCCCGCCTCCAAATGGAGGCCCTCCAGTACCACCACCGCTACATCTGCTTCCTCCAGCTCGAAGACTACGACCGCGTCATCCGCGACACCGAACGCAACCTCGAAATGATGGATTTCGTGGATGACTACGCCGAAAACGACGACCTCGCCTGGAACGTCCAGATGCTCCGCCCCCAGCTCATCATGATGCGCGCCCGCGCCTGGGCCACCATGCTCATGCAGGGCGACCTCTACGACGAGGCCATCACCCTCGTCGAAAATGAAATCCAGTACCTCCGCGACTTCTACGAAGTCATGGGCCGCGAGGAAATGGCCGACGAATCCCCCGAAATCTTCTCCCTCGAAGCCTGGCTCGAAGACCTCCGCGAACGCCGCCCACTCACCAAACGCGAGGCCCTCGAAATCGCCCTCGCCGACGCCCTCCGCCAGGAAAACTTCGAGGAGGCCGCCAAACTCCGCGACGCCCTCCGCGAACTCAAAGAATAAGCCTGAACGCCCCCCCTACGGCAGCGGCGGCGTCGCAATCCGGTAAAACCGGCTGCGCCCTCCCGCCGCCCCCGGATCCGCCAGCCGCACCACATTCGTCCCCGCCTGCGGCGCAATATTCGTCCACCGCACCCACCCCGTCCCGTTCAAATTCGTCTGATACAAAATGCTGTACCCCACATTCGGCATCGCCGTAAACGTCAGCTCCGCCCCCGTCCCCGGGCCCCCGCCCACCCGCAGCCGCAACACACTCCCCGCGTCCAGCGGATGCGTCCCCGCCATGTACTCCTCCCAATTCGTCGCCCCGTCCCCGTCCGGATCATCATCCCGCCCGTTCCCCACCGCCGCCGTCAACCCATGCGCCGCCTCCCACGCATCCGGTATCCCGTTCCCGTTGGCGTCCGCGCTCCCAATCGTCAGCCGCGCCACCCGGCTCGTCGCCGTCCCCAGCGCATTCGACACCACCACCTGATAATTCCCCGCATGCCCCGCCTGCACCGGGTTCAGCGTTAGCGACGCATTCGCCCCCGCCACCAGCGGAGCCCCATTCACATACCACGTGTAAAAATACGGCCCGCCCCCCCCCGCCGTCACCGTGAACGTCGCCGTGCCCCCCACCGGCGCCGTCACATCCGCCGGCTCCTGCACAATATACGCCGGCTGCCGCACCGTCAGCGTCGCCACCTCGCTCGTCACCACCCCGTAGGCGTTGCTGATCACCACCTGATACGCCCCCTCGTTCACCGCCACCCGCGCATTCGTCACCGTCAACGTCGCCCCCGTCGCCCCCGCCACCACATTCGTCCCCTGATAATACCACTGATAACTCAACGTCCCCGTCCCCACCGCCGTCACGCTGAACACCGCGTTGCTCCCCGCATTCACCACCGCGTTGCTCGGCTGCGCCGTGATGAACGGCCACGACACCACCGTCAAATTGCACAACGTGGACAACCCGTTCGTCGTCGCCAGATTGTACGCCACAATCCGGTAAATCCCCGCATTCGTAAACACCACATTCCGCAGCGTGAACGTGATGTTCGTCGCCGCCGTCACCACCTCCTCCAGCGTCGTGCTCACCCGCTGAAACCGGTACGTGAACGGCGGCGGATACCCCGATACCACCGCGCTGAAAACCACATCCACCCCCGCCGTCACCGTCAGACTCGACGGCAGCCCCGTCACATAGGCCACCCGCCGCATCGGCTGCAG harbors:
- a CDS encoding tetratricopeptide repeat protein, whose product is MDAGKNMVNTEPPRRKPASAQDIKVTTGAESTLGLEMMAWVEVHKQKLVIAGAVVLAVIIGAVIYNHYVAQREMEASEALLALRAPIIGENRGQTAPAEKLLAIAEGFAGTTAGRHALLLAGEALYLEGKYEQARGVFQRFMTENVGHPLVAQAELGVAACWDAQGKRKEAVEAYELVRKRYAMDAAVASQAKLSLGRLYEQEGKVEQAHGLYMEMLENMRMGFNTWMMEAQTRLAALEKAHPQLREARLQKMAAAAAPQAKPANVITLTNVNVAAPQGASPSPAPAPAAPAPK